Sequence from the Leptospira johnsonii genome:
CTTATTATCCTGTAATCTTTTTTGAAACAACTATCAGAATATAAAAACTTCCCTAATCCTTTCGGACTAAAACTTGAAATTTTTTGACATATCGTCTAACGTTGATCGGCCAAGGTTTGTTTCTGTCCCAGGGATGGGTGGATCGATTCCGGATTTAGAAGGATTTAATTTCGGAGAATATAGTTTTCGTTTCCGTACGACTTGCGGATGAATAGTCTCTTCTCCGCTCCCAGGCCCAAAAAGAGTTGGTATAGATCGGTCAAGATGGGACGGGAGGAATAATATCCGTGACCCAATGACAATAAAGAAGCGTCGATCGGGTTTACATTGACTACATCCACACCTGGAAATTTGGAACAGGCGCCTAGTCTTCCTGTCTGGTGGATCTGTGCCGAGGCAAACAATGCGGAGTCTCCGGGGGAACAATACAATGTAATCCTTTCCGAAGACTTTAATAAACTGTCCAGGATCAAAATGAATTCACCGGTATCATAGTCAGGTGCGTTCAATACCAATTCTTTCAAAAAAGGTTTGTCGCCCCATTCTCTAGAAAGTTCTGAAACCGAATTTAGAACCACCTGATGGCCCATGGAGTGTACCAATAGATGGATCTTCTTATTCGTGGAGACCATTCTTTTCAGGAAGTTTTTGAAAGAGTCCCTACTGCTTCTTGCGGAGACCAAATTTCTTTCGTAAGTATTTTTTAGGAAGAATGTTCCAAGCATGGAACCGTCTCCTCCCGCAGGCCAAGTGTATAATGCCACCTTG
This genomic interval carries:
- a CDS encoding alpha/beta hydrolase, translating into MMFRSFSSLALSFVLTLGCGPSASEYLEKRTNPQYSSTHGVEVFFNTSRAVNPGTQVACSNSYFLNFGNMGTLSGSCLVNVPADREIGSLPFGLGNKEKSFQFLEHRVAIQGKTKEEQEKLWWKRIEEDPFEEVIVFVHGFNVNFEEAILRAAQLKYDLKFPGKVALYTWPAGGDGSMLGTFFLKNTYERNLVSARSSRDSFKNFLKRMVSTNKKIHLLVHSMGHQVVLNSVSELSREWGDKPFLKELVLNAPDYDTGEFILILDSLLKSSERITLYCSPGDSALFASAQIHQTGRLGACSKFPGVDVVNVNPIDASLLSLGHGYYSSRPILTDLYQLFLGLGAEKRLFIRKSYGNENYILRN